From the genome of Bordetella sp. H567, one region includes:
- a CDS encoding FimV/HubP family polar landmark protein — protein sequence MTLRSLRPTSISSRYATRLAVALTLGCAASAPAYALRLAHSRIVSTPNAPLQVIVGIAELTPDEQRTLMATLADPAAWQQAGVTPPVPLSSMTLRLEGGGNPTRRNLRISSTEAAQGPVVDLLLKLGTSEGQRQVQVSMTQSSGGFPGLTSQAQVGSGARTARGAGAVAVRPGDTLYGIAQSNAVADATLYQMLVALWRANPRAFIQNNMNLVKAGVTLVVPDAATVRAIDPAEARRIFIQQQEAYARYRASLAGAAAAGAAATAGSATAGQLGGAPSTAVPETPPQDRLRLSSGQPGEGGADAQAQADAQTSIAKATEDAQQRVDQLERNVKELNDALAARAAQGSGPGAGREGSGAAAGADRQGGGLAVPGLGGADGAAAPAANGGSAASAPRSALAQAGPPSPSAGAAPQGAAGSSSAGAAQGGASQPGVASQSGIPQGGASQPGVASQSGAPQPGAASQPAAGAPQGATPPAGTAAGSAGDAALGGSQNGGQAGASTTDMAKPGISGDASALGGTSGTSGTPGSPGATTGGASAQAGGAAGGTGLSPSGAGSAASPSNAGSAASASGPGNAASASGPSANPDQSVAKPEGAAVVSPGATDDTGTGAKTPDTSGLPSWLSDNLLIILTAVLAVVAFVIAWLLRRAAVRRDEDQDDLDDELYMSEIDQSAIDRRLDGINLDLDEPPAEADRPRPGPVRT from the coding sequence ATGACGCTACGCTCGCTGCGCCCCACGTCCATTTCGAGCCGATACGCAACGCGCCTCGCGGTCGCGCTCACGCTTGGGTGCGCGGCCAGCGCTCCCGCGTACGCGCTTCGCCTTGCGCACAGCCGCATCGTATCGACGCCCAATGCCCCGCTTCAGGTCATCGTCGGCATCGCGGAGCTCACCCCGGACGAACAACGCACGCTGATGGCTACGCTGGCGGATCCCGCGGCCTGGCAGCAGGCGGGGGTGACGCCGCCTGTGCCGCTGTCCAGCATGACTTTGCGCCTGGAAGGCGGCGGCAACCCGACGCGCCGGAACCTGCGCATTTCCTCGACCGAAGCCGCGCAGGGGCCTGTCGTGGACCTGCTGCTGAAGCTGGGTACCAGCGAAGGGCAGCGGCAGGTGCAGGTCAGCATGACGCAGAGCAGCGGCGGTTTCCCCGGGCTGACGTCACAGGCCCAGGTGGGTAGCGGTGCCCGAACCGCGCGCGGCGCCGGCGCAGTGGCGGTGCGGCCAGGCGATACGCTTTACGGCATCGCGCAAAGCAACGCGGTGGCCGATGCGACGCTGTACCAGATGCTGGTGGCTTTGTGGCGTGCCAATCCACGCGCGTTCATCCAGAACAATATGAACCTCGTGAAGGCGGGCGTGACGCTGGTCGTGCCCGACGCCGCGACGGTGCGCGCCATCGACCCGGCCGAGGCCCGCCGCATCTTCATCCAGCAACAAGAGGCCTACGCGCGCTATCGCGCCAGCCTGGCGGGCGCGGCGGCGGCAGGCGCGGCGGCAACGGCGGGGTCTGCCACCGCGGGCCAGCTGGGTGGCGCGCCATCGACCGCGGTGCCTGAAACTCCGCCGCAGGACCGGCTGCGCCTGTCCAGTGGACAGCCGGGCGAGGGCGGCGCCGACGCCCAGGCGCAGGCCGATGCGCAGACCTCCATAGCCAAGGCAACCGAGGACGCCCAGCAGCGGGTCGACCAGCTCGAACGCAACGTCAAGGAACTGAACGACGCCCTGGCCGCGCGTGCGGCGCAGGGTAGCGGCCCCGGCGCCGGGCGGGAGGGCAGCGGTGCCGCCGCGGGTGCCGATCGCCAAGGCGGCGGATTGGCGGTGCCGGGTCTGGGCGGCGCAGACGGCGCTGCCGCGCCGGCCGCCAATGGCGGAAGCGCCGCGTCCGCGCCCCGAAGCGCGCTCGCGCAGGCAGGTCCCCCTTCGCCATCGGCCGGCGCCGCCCCGCAAGGCGCTGCGGGATCGTCATCGGCAGGTGCGGCGCAGGGTGGCGCGTCTCAGCCCGGTGTCGCCTCGCAATCGGGTATCCCGCAAGGTGGCGCGTCGCAGCCCGGTGTCGCCTCGCAGTCGGGCGCCCCGCAACCGGGCGCCGCATCTCAACCCGCTGCCGGCGCGCCGCAAGGCGCGACGCCACCGGCTGGTACGGCAGCTGGCTCTGCCGGCGACGCGGCGCTTGGCGGGTCGCAGAATGGCGGCCAGGCCGGCGCCTCGACCACCGATATGGCCAAGCCGGGCATATCCGGCGACGCATCCGCCCTGGGCGGAACATCCGGAACCAGCGGAACGCCAGGCTCGCCGGGCGCCACCACGGGCGGTGCGTCCGCCCAGGCCGGGGGCGCGGCGGGCGGTACGGGACTTTCACCGTCCGGCGCGGGAAGCGCTGCCTCGCCTTCGAACGCAGGAAGCGCCGCCTCCGCATCGGGGCCAGGAAACGCCGCATCGGCCTCGGGCCCATCGGCCAACCCGGACCAGTCCGTGGCCAAACCCGAGGGCGCTGCGGTGGTCAGCCCCGGCGCCACCGACGACACCGGCACAGGCGCCAAGACACCGGACACCTCCGGGCTGCCTTCGTGGCTATCCGACAACCTGTTGATCATCCTGACCGCCGTCCTCGCCGTCGTGGCCTTCGTCATCGCATGGTTGCTGCGCCGTGCCGCTGTGCGGCGCGACGAAGACCAGGACGATCTCGACGACGAACTCTATATGTCGGAGATCGACCAGAGCGCCATCGATCGCCGGCTTGACGGCATCAACCTGGATCTGGACGAGCCCCCCGCGGAAGCCGATCGGCCCCGTCCCGGCCCGGTGCGGACCTGA
- a CDS encoding phosphoribosylanthranilate isomerase yields MRTRVKICGMTRPEDIAAAVDAGADAVGLIFYPKSKRYVSLELAARLRRDVPAFVDVVALFVNADDDTVRQVLDVVGPDLLQFHGDETPDACERHGRRYMKAFRVGGPGAETAGQLARTCAAYRGAAGWLFDSYSAGYGGSGLAFEHALLQDVRADSQGAPVILSGGLSPDNIQAAITTLRPYAVDVSSGVEESPGIKAAMRIRAFLQAVRRADDAAI; encoded by the coding sequence ATGCGCACGCGCGTCAAAATCTGCGGGATGACCCGCCCTGAAGACATCGCCGCCGCCGTCGATGCGGGCGCCGATGCGGTCGGCTTGATCTTCTATCCCAAGAGCAAGCGCTATGTCTCCCTGGAACTCGCGGCACGGCTACGGCGCGACGTGCCCGCGTTCGTCGATGTGGTCGCGCTCTTCGTCAACGCCGACGACGACACGGTAAGGCAAGTGCTCGACGTCGTGGGCCCCGACCTGCTCCAGTTCCATGGCGATGAAACGCCGGATGCCTGCGAACGCCACGGCCGGCGCTATATGAAAGCCTTTCGCGTCGGTGGCCCCGGCGCCGAGACGGCAGGGCAGTTGGCGCGCACCTGCGCTGCCTATCGCGGCGCCGCGGGCTGGTTGTTCGACAGCTATTCCGCCGGTTACGGCGGCAGCGGCCTCGCCTTCGAGCATGCCTTGCTGCAGGACGTGCGCGCGGACAGCCAAGGCGCCCCGGTCATCCTCTCCGGAGGTCTCTCGCCCGACAACATCCAGGCGGCGATCACCACGCTGCGCCCCTACGCCGTGGACGTCAGCAGCGGGGTCGAGGAGTCACCCGGCATCAAGGCAGCCATGCGCATCCGCGCTTTCCTGCAAGCCGTCCGCCGCGCCGACGATGCGGCAATCTAA
- the truA gene encoding tRNA pseudouridine(38-40) synthase TruA, with translation MPRVALGLAYEGSAWQGWQTQPHRQTVQDTLESALRQFLAAPTATLCAGRTDAGVHAAMQVVHLDSDVQRRPESWVRGLNALLPPSIAVRWAQPVPETFHARFSALSRTYTYLLWNDRVRPALWAGRAGWCFQPLDVDAMRTAAVALMGEHDFSSFRSSQCQARHPVRTLHQLDIAAQGRFLVFTLRANAFLHHMVRNIMGALLQVGQGRQPASWMQDLLAARDRTQGAPTFMPDGLYLSALEYAPEFGLDDLDGRRHLLSPFA, from the coding sequence ATGCCGCGTGTGGCCCTCGGGCTGGCATATGAGGGGTCGGCCTGGCAGGGGTGGCAGACCCAGCCGCATCGCCAGACCGTCCAGGACACCCTGGAATCCGCCCTGCGTCAGTTCCTTGCCGCCCCCACAGCGACCCTATGCGCGGGGCGCACCGATGCGGGCGTGCATGCCGCCATGCAGGTCGTGCATCTGGACAGCGACGTCCAGCGGCGCCCCGAATCCTGGGTGCGCGGCCTGAACGCGTTATTGCCGCCCAGCATCGCCGTACGGTGGGCGCAGCCCGTTCCGGAGACTTTCCACGCCCGGTTTTCCGCCTTGTCGCGCACCTATACCTACCTGTTGTGGAACGACCGCGTCCGCCCCGCGCTCTGGGCGGGCCGCGCGGGCTGGTGCTTCCAGCCGCTGGATGTAGACGCCATGCGCACGGCCGCCGTCGCGCTGATGGGCGAGCACGATTTCAGCAGCTTCCGTTCTTCCCAATGCCAGGCGCGCCATCCTGTGCGTACGCTGCATCAGCTCGATATCGCGGCGCAGGGCCGCTTCCTGGTATTCACCTTGAGGGCGAACGCCTTCCTGCACCACATGGTGCGCAACATCATGGGCGCCCTGCTGCAAGTCGGGCAGGGCCGGCAGCCGGCTTCATGGATGCAGGATCTGCTGGCCGCGCGCGACCGTACCCAGGGCGCGCCCACCTTCATGCCGGACGGCCTGTATCTGTCTGCCCTCGAGTACGCGCCCGAATTCGGCCTGGACGACCTGGACGGGCGCAGGCATCTGCTTTCGCCCTTCGCCTGA